From one Lycium ferocissimum isolate CSIRO_LF1 chromosome 5, AGI_CSIRO_Lferr_CH_V1, whole genome shotgun sequence genomic stretch:
- the LOC132055978 gene encoding LOW QUALITY PROTEIN: DEAD-box ATP-dependent RNA helicase 20 (The sequence of the model RefSeq protein was modified relative to this genomic sequence to represent the inferred CDS: deleted 2 bases in 1 codon), with protein MSYPNYDSRYGDSGSYRQRRSDLMGPQPSMYPRPIPGGGASSYGRGGPPAYGGGPPPMGGSGRGGGGYPPFEGGYSRGSDMGRAGGGGYGGDRVANGGPGRYGGGSSYSGSRSGGGRGGGRGYDGGYSGGRGGGRFSSDGGRGGRHGRSRDDLDNLTLPKQDFGSLVPFEKNFYIEHHSVRAMTEQEVVHYRARRDITIEGNDVPRPIQMFHEANFPDYCLEVISRLGFVEPTPIQSQGWPMALKGRDLIGIAETGSGKTLAYLLPALVHVSAQPRLAHGDGPIVLVLAPTRELAVQIQEEAGKFGSCANIRSTCIYGGAPKGPQIRDLKRGVEIVIATPGRLIDMLEAQHTNLKRVTYLVLDEADRMLDMGFEPQIRKLISQIRPDRQTLYWSATLSKEVESLARQFLRNPYKVIIGSPELKANQSIRQVIEIVTDLEKYSRLIGLLKEVMDGSRILIFVETKKGCDQVTRQLRMDGWPALSIHGDKSQDERDWVLADFKSGRSPIMIATDVAARGLDVKDIKCVINYDFPSSLEDYIHRIGRTGRAGATGTAFTFFTHANAKFTRELIKILQQAGQIVPPQLSALARSAGPSSGGSNFRSRGRGGFGNRGQKSGSNVIPLGRRPW; from the exons ATGAGTTACCCTAATTACGACTCCAGATACGGTGACTCAGGCTCCTACCGACAGCGTCGCAG TGACCTAATGGGTCCACAACCTTCCATGTATCCACGGCCTATACCTGGTGGAGGTGCTTCTAGTTACGGTCGTGGTGGGCCCCCTGCTTATGGTGGTGGCCCACCGCCTATGGGTGGATCCGGCCGCGGTGGCGGCGGGTATCCACCTTTTGAAGGTGGGTATTCAAGAGGGTCGGATATGGGCCGGGCCGGGGGCGGGGGCTATGGAGGTGACAGAGTGGCTAATGGTGGGCCCGGGCGATATGGTGGTGGATCGAGCTATAGTGGAAGTAGGAGTGGTGGTGGCAGAGGTGGGGGTAGGGGTTATGATGGAGGGTATAGCGGTGGGCGTGGAGGTGGAAGGTTTAGTTCGGATGGAGGACGTGGAGGTAGGCATGGGAGATCACGAGATGATTTAGATAACCTTACTCTTCCGAAGCAAGATTTTGGAAGTTTAGTACCCTTTGAGAAGAATTTTTATATTGAACATCACTCTGTGAGGGCAATGACGGAACAGGAGGTCGTTCATTATCGTGCACGGCGTGATATTACCATTGAAGGCAATGATGTCCCTAGGCCAATTCAGATGTTCCACGAGGCGAACTTTCCTG ATTATTGCCTCGAGGTTATTTCAAGACTAGGATTTGTTGAGCCCACACCTATCCAATCACAAGGATGGCCAATGGCTTTAAAGGGCAGAGACTTAATAGGAATTGCTGAAACTGGTTCTGGGAAGACTTTGGCATATTTATTGCCGGCTTTGGTCCATGTCAGCGCACAACCCCGGTTGG CACATGGTGATGGTCCAATCGTGCTAGTGTTAGCACCTACAAGAGAATTAGCTGTTCAGATTCAAGAAGAAGCTGGCAAATTTGGATCGTGTGCCAACATAAGAAGTACTTGCATATATGGTGGTGCCCCAAAAGGACCTCAAATCCGTGATCTTAAAAGAG GAGTTGAAATTGTAATAGCAACCCCTGGTCGGTTAATAGATATGCTGGAAGCTCaacatacaaacttgaaaaGAGTGACTTATCTCGTTTTGGACGAGGCTGATCGAATGCTGGATATGGGGTTTGAGCCTCAAATAAGGAAATTAATTTCCCAG ATTAGACCAGATAGACAAACCTTGTATTGGAGTGCCACT CTCTCCAAGGAAGTTGAATCCTTGGCTAGACAATTTCTACGTAATCCCTATAAG GTCATCATTGGATCTCCAGAGTTGAAAGCAAATCAATCTATAAGGCAAGTCATTGAAATAGTCACAGATTTAGAAAAGTATAGCAG GTTGATTGGGCTTTTGAAAGAAGTGATGGATGGAAGCAGAATCCTAATATttgtagaaacaaagaaagGATGTGATCAAGTCACAAGACAGTTGAGAATGGATGGATGGCCAGCATTATCCATCCACGGTGATAAAAGCCAGGATGAGAGGGATTGGGTCCTGGCTGATTTCAAAAGTGGCAGAAGTCCCATAATGATTGCCACTGATGTTGCTGCACGTGGTCTTG ATGTTAAGGACATAAAGTGTGTTATCAACTATGATTTCCCTTCAAGTCTCGAGGATTATATTCATAGGATTGGGAGAACTGGACGTGCAGGTGCAACTGGAACTGCCTTTACATTTTTCACCCATGCAAATGCCAAATTTACCAGAGAACTTATTAAGATCCTGCAGCAGGCAGGACAAATTGTTCCTCCTCAACTTTCTGCCTTAGCAAGGTCCGCTGGTCCTAGCTCTGGAG GGAGCAATTTCAGGTCTAGAGGACGAGGTGGCTTTGGGAACCGGGGACAGAAATCTGGATCTAACGTAATTCCTCTCGGTAGAAGGCCTTGGTAG
- the LOC132055977 gene encoding large ribosomal subunit protein uL15x: MTTRFKKNRKKRGHVSAGHGRIGKHRKHPGGRGNAGGMHHHRILFDKYHPGYFGKVGMRYFHKLRNKFYCPTVNIDKLWSLVPQEVKDKVAAGSTKGTAPVIDVTQYGYFKVLGKGVLPENQAVVVKAKLISKNAEKKIKEAGGAVVLTA, encoded by the coding sequence ATGACAACCCGTTTCAAGAAGAACCGTAAGAAGAGAGGTCACGTCAGTGCAGGACACGGTCGTATCGGCAAACACAGGAAGCATCCAGGTGGTCGTGGTAATGCTGGTGGTATGCATCATCACCGTATCCTTTTCGACAAGTACCATCCTGGTTACTTCGGTAAGGTAGGTATGCGTTACTTCCACAAACTCCGTAACAAGTTCTATTGCCCAACTGTTAACATCGACAAGTTATGGTCACTTGTTCCACAAGAAGTGAAGGATAAGGTTGCTGCTGGTAGTACTAAAGGGACTGCACCTGTCATTGATGTTACTCAGTATGGGTATTTTAAGGTTCTTGGAAAAGGTGTTTTGCCCGAAAATCAGGCTGTTGTTGTGAAGGCTAAGCTTATATCGAAGAATGCTGAGAAGAAGATTAAAGAGGCTGGTGGTGCTGTTGTGCTCACTGCTTAG
- the LOC132055979 gene encoding E3 ubiquitin-protein ligase ATL6-like: MISLKAQNGFFSFSIKLIIFLVLSCQTIQNASAQSSNEPGTENRFQYPSISPAMAIIIVVLIAALFFIAFFSIYIRNRNATTGSIRQTLSMRRRAAAATRGLENSVIETFPTFTYAEVKDHHIGKGALECAVCLNEFEDDEMLRLIPKCDHVFHPECIDAWLKSHVTCPVCRADLTPQPDEPVPVQAPQVNHEGQEQESTQNLPQNNEVSIQIEQEESSVRPEVKRNLSFTGSNRPPRSFSIKGPKVLSKFRSHSTGHSLVVPGENLDRYTLRLPENVRKEVMNRALLNRTKSCAVTLPRHGSSTRGRSFRRVDRFDQEAKSDRWVFKIAPPFFTRGSSMKSPKVRADNEEGSTSHSVKMGVRMPSFKCLEPKGDEPGLLANDSARSPV; the protein is encoded by the coding sequence ATGATTAGCTTAAAAGCTCAAAATgggttcttttctttttccattaaACTCATCATCTTCTTGGTGTTATCATGTCAGACCATTCAAAATGCGTCAGCACAGTCATCAAATGAACCTGGAACCGAAAATCGTTTCCAATACCCAAGTATCAGTCCAGCAATGGCTATTATCATAGTTGTTCTTATAGCTGCCCTTTTTTTCATTGCTTTCTTCTCAATTTACATACGCAACCGTAACGCCACCACAGGTAGCATCCGTCAAACGTTGTCGATGCGACGTCGTGCAGCTGCTGCTACACGTGGACTCGAAAACTCCGTTATCGAGACTTTTCCCACATTTACTTACGCTGAAGTAAAGGATCATCATATTGGGAAAGGAGCTTTGGAGTGTGCAGTATGTTTGAACGAgtttgaagatgatgaaatgttGCGTTTGATCCCAAAGTGTGATCATGTCTTCCACCCTGAATGTATTGATGCTTGGTTAAAGTCTCATGTGACTTGTCCTGTTTGTCGTGCTGATCTTACTCCTCAACCTGATGAACCTGTACCGGTTCAAGCTCCTCAGGTGAACCATGAAGGTCAAGAACAAGAAAGTACACAGAATTTACCGCAAAATAACGAAGTTTCAATACAAATAGAGCAAGAAGAGAGCTCAGTTAGACCGGAAGTTAAGCGAAATTTGAGTTTCACCGGTTCAAACCGGCCACCAAGATCTTTTTCTATAAAGGGACCAAAGGTGTTAAGCAAATTCAGGTCACATTCGACAGGTCATTCATTGGTAGTACCAGGTGAGAATTTAGACCGTTACACTCTACGATTACCTGAGAATGTTAGAAAAGAGGTAATGAACCGGGCTTTACTAAACCGGACAAAGAGTTGTGCTGTTACACTACCAAGACATGGTAGTTCTACAAGAGGGAGATCATTTAGACGAGTTGACCGGTTCGATCAAGAAGCAAAGTCAGACCGGTGGGTTTTCAAGATTGCACCACCATTCTTTACAAGGGGTTCATCAATGAAATCACCAAAAGTAAGAGCTGATAATGAAGAGGGGTCCACATCACACAGTGTGAAAATGGGAGTAAGAATGCCGTCTTTCAAATGCTTGGAACCGAAAGGTGATGAACCCGGTTTGTTAGCAAATGACTCGGCTCGATCTCCGGTTTAA